A DNA window from Paenibacillus sp. HWE-109 contains the following coding sequences:
- a CDS encoding TetR/AcrR family transcriptional regulator encodes MSPLNEEQQHQIRDERKEQIMSAGLKVFARRGIIGTKMSMIAAEAEISHGLLYHYFASKDELFTTLVERAMTASDEAMQSVYDLPGSPIDKIRALTQDMLDEGGTDYFLLIHQARTSEGVPEKVMELMKYYSMDKYVKQLQVLFRQGQEAGELVDGDVDEMISSYLSVLSGLMVLHVQKIGGYQLPRVDMLLRMIAR; translated from the coding sequence TTGTCCCCGTTAAATGAAGAACAACAGCATCAGATTCGAGATGAACGCAAAGAACAAATTATGAGCGCTGGGCTTAAGGTTTTTGCAAGGCGGGGGATTATTGGGACGAAAATGAGCATGATCGCCGCCGAAGCTGAGATTAGCCATGGGCTGCTGTATCATTACTTTGCGTCCAAAGATGAGCTATTCACCACGCTTGTTGAAAGAGCGATGACGGCCTCGGATGAGGCTATGCAAAGTGTGTATGATCTGCCAGGCTCGCCAATTGATAAAATCAGAGCCTTAACGCAAGACATGCTCGATGAAGGCGGCACGGACTACTTCCTACTGATACATCAGGCGCGAACATCAGAGGGAGTGCCTGAGAAGGTGATGGAGTTGATGAAGTACTACTCAATGGACAAATACGTCAAGCAGCTGCAGGTATTATTCCGGCAAGGACAGGAAGCCGGCGAGCTTGTGGATGGCGATGTGGACGAAATGATTTCGTCCTACTTATCGGTCCTTTCGGGTCTGATGGTGCTTCATGTGCAGAAGATCGGGGGCTACCAGCTTCCGAGAGTTGACATGCTGTTGAGGATGATTGCTCGTTAG
- a CDS encoding MurR/RpiR family transcriptional regulator, which translates to MADNHLAESLTGGLIMLKEIAEQLPPSERKIAVYVMENPHEAIRSTANELGELSATSASAVIRLCKSLGLSGFQELKLRIAGDIRNTSETDFTDFASQETQQSIVQKITNNSIRSLQETAEIMNYEALEKAVEVLQQAERIHFYGIGASGVIAQDAHLKFVRINPSTTSSSDYHLSAMMVAKTGPQDVVVGISFSGETFEVGKVLELAKQKGAVTISLTSYGLSPISEIADINLYVSPKQEEVFRSAATSSRLAQLHIIDILFMCVLTANYDKSIQLLDEVRLGINFVKQRSKK; encoded by the coding sequence ATGGCAGATAATCACCTTGCTGAGTCATTAACAGGCGGCTTGATCATGCTCAAGGAAATCGCCGAACAATTACCGCCTTCGGAGCGCAAGATTGCTGTTTATGTCATGGAGAATCCTCATGAAGCCATACGCAGCACAGCTAATGAGCTAGGCGAATTAAGTGCGACGAGCGCTTCGGCGGTTATCCGATTATGCAAGTCGCTAGGCCTTAGCGGATTTCAGGAATTAAAGCTTAGGATCGCTGGCGATATTCGCAATACGTCGGAAACTGATTTTACCGATTTTGCCTCTCAGGAGACGCAGCAATCCATCGTGCAGAAGATAACCAATAACAGCATTCGCTCTCTGCAGGAAACTGCCGAAATTATGAATTATGAAGCGCTTGAGAAAGCTGTTGAAGTCCTTCAACAGGCAGAACGAATTCATTTCTATGGCATCGGCGCTTCCGGCGTTATCGCGCAAGATGCTCATCTGAAATTCGTGCGGATTAATCCTTCGACTACGTCGAGTTCAGACTATCATTTATCCGCTATGATGGTAGCCAAAACGGGACCGCAAGACGTCGTTGTCGGGATCTCTTTCTCAGGCGAGACCTTCGAGGTTGGCAAAGTGTTGGAGCTGGCCAAGCAGAAAGGCGCAGTGACGATCAGCTTAACGAGTTATGGCTTATCGCCAATCAGTGAGATCGCGGATATTAACTTGTATGTATCGCCCAAGCAGGAAGAAGTGTTTCGCAGCGCGGCGACGTCATCGCGGCTTGCGCAGCTGCATATCATCGATATTTTATTCATGTGCGTGCTGACGGCCAACTATGACAAGTCGATCCAATTGTTGGATGAAGTTCGGTTAGGCATCAATTTTGTTAAGCAAAGGTCCAAGAAATAA
- the pdxR gene encoding MocR-like pyridoxine biosynthesis transcription factor PdxR: MIWIHIDRNSGIPMYRQIYDHFRRKILQGEMHSGERLPSTRDLAASLRVSRNIVVEAYEQLLAEGYIEGRHGSGTFVSEGTYLEGLADERFPADDRRSDSSRYETELIDFRPGLPALNLFPRKLWGQLAEYTYNNGPDTAFGYGKPEGREELRSVLMRYLRRTRGVICEQEQLVITTGATQALSLIAKLLLADGSDAVIEDPITYEIQTMFSMPGTTLYPVPVDHQGMQTQLLPLDIQPSLVYVTPSHQYPLGGVLPIQRRVQLIQYARSTGCYIVEDDYDSEFRYESAPVSSLQGLDPDRVIYIGTFSKILSPALRMGYLILPQSLIARGRNLKRLTDLHTPSMEQLTLARFIDEGHLDRHIAKMKKIYRKRRDFLIATLMESFADRITIRGHSTGLHLVVEFTDVIFTSSLLDAIEQNGVKIYPVEIHAMNKGKQNHRIILGYGNLSEAEVAKGIQRLAAALSQAARTSSTT; the protein is encoded by the coding sequence ATGATATGGATTCACATCGATAGAAACTCGGGCATTCCGATGTATCGGCAAATTTATGATCATTTCCGAAGGAAGATTCTGCAAGGCGAGATGCACAGCGGAGAGCGGCTGCCCAGCACGCGTGATCTCGCAGCAAGTCTGCGTGTCTCCCGAAACATCGTTGTCGAAGCGTATGAACAACTACTTGCTGAGGGGTACATTGAAGGGCGACATGGCTCTGGCACTTTCGTATCGGAAGGAACGTATCTGGAGGGGCTGGCGGATGAAAGATTCCCCGCCGATGATAGGCGGAGTGATTCAAGCCGCTATGAAACAGAGCTGATTGATTTTCGTCCCGGGCTCCCGGCACTGAACCTTTTTCCACGGAAATTATGGGGGCAACTGGCTGAATATACGTACAACAACGGACCTGATACAGCCTTTGGATATGGTAAACCGGAAGGACGCGAAGAACTGAGATCTGTGTTAATGCGTTACTTGCGCAGAACAAGAGGGGTTATCTGTGAGCAAGAGCAGTTGGTTATTACGACCGGGGCTACACAGGCGCTATCGCTTATTGCTAAGCTTTTGCTCGCCGATGGTTCTGATGCGGTCATTGAGGATCCCATTACGTATGAAATTCAAACGATGTTCTCTATGCCGGGAACGACGCTATATCCAGTTCCTGTAGATCATCAGGGGATGCAAACACAGCTACTCCCCTTGGATATACAGCCAAGTTTGGTCTATGTGACGCCTTCCCATCAGTACCCTTTGGGAGGAGTTCTGCCTATACAGCGCCGCGTTCAATTAATTCAGTATGCAAGATCGACGGGTTGCTATATTGTCGAGGATGACTATGATAGTGAATTCCGCTATGAGAGTGCTCCGGTGAGTTCCTTGCAGGGGCTGGACCCGGACCGGGTGATCTATATTGGCACTTTTAGCAAAATTCTATCTCCGGCATTGCGCATGGGTTATTTAATTCTTCCGCAATCCCTCATTGCTAGGGGGCGGAATTTGAAAAGGCTAACAGATCTGCACACGCCTTCTATGGAACAATTGACGCTTGCCCGGTTCATCGATGAAGGTCATTTGGACCGACATATTGCAAAGATGAAAAAGATCTACCGCAAACGGAGAGATTTCTTGATTGCCACTCTGATGGAAAGCTTCGCTGACCGAATAACTATTAGGGGACACTCCACGGGTCTTCACCTCGTCGTTGAGTTTACGGATGTCATTTTTACGTCTAGCTTATTGGATGCCATTGAGCAAAACGGCGTGAAAATCTATCCCGTAGAAATTCATGCGATGAACAAAGGGAAGCAGAATCATCGAATAATTCTGGGTTATGGGAATTTATCAGAAGCTGAGGTAGCTAAGGGGATTCAGAGATTGGCGGCCGCTTTATCCCAAGCGGCAAGAACGAGCAGCACCACATAG
- a CDS encoding DUF2798 domain-containing protein, translating to MGIHPKYRQLTFVSMMSLIMTFIMSGIMTYVLEGGFIPHFVSAWMRDWGIAFVIAFGLNLFLPSRIRKFASKFKKGQLVVYVFIASLIMTLILSFVLTAVAMHGFIQPNFTTYWAGAWRIAFSIVFLLNFFLPQLVGKLVARMVVKAC from the coding sequence ATGGGCATTCATCCAAAATATCGTCAACTTACTTTTGTATCCATGATGTCTTTGATTATGACGTTTATCATGTCGGGCATTATGACTTATGTGCTGGAAGGCGGGTTCATCCCCCATTTTGTTAGCGCTTGGATGAGAGATTGGGGCATCGCCTTCGTCATTGCATTCGGGCTGAACCTTTTCTTGCCTAGTCGAATCCGCAAATTTGCAAGCAAATTCAAAAAAGGCCAATTAGTTGTCTATGTTTTCATAGCCTCACTCATTATGACCCTGATTTTGTCCTTTGTATTAACAGCGGTTGCTATGCATGGCTTTATTCAACCAAATTTCACAACCTACTGGGCAGGCGCTTGGCGTATAGCTTTCAGCATTGTGTTCCTATTAAACTTCTTTTTGCCGCAATTAGTTGGTAAACTCGTCGCTCGAATGGTTGTTAAAGCCTGTTGA
- a CDS encoding N-acetylglucosamine kinase yields the protein MPYVIGIDGGGTKTICAFQEVESYDPLAKPHREGDVGEGTNPLTVGIEMMRARLHHLIHHGLRARGIHPREVIGICAGIAGTRVEANRLSVLRELEQIGHHLHVNENTIYTVKSDLYIALQGALHPKDEAGVLVISGTGSNAIGMSEDGQLFYNGGWGHLLGDEGSGYAIGLQALNAVCKAYDHRELPTLLTGKILATLKLASEQELIHYIYRDVKNKNEIASLAKLVIEASAESDPVALKILNDAGDELVDLVRGLRSKSASLDEATPVMVAGSIFTYSDIVKNRFIAGLDVHKLGRYQASFAEPVDGAVQVAMETIFEHTVKGDKFDGR from the coding sequence TTGCCATATGTCATTGGAATTGATGGGGGCGGAACTAAAACGATATGCGCTTTTCAGGAAGTTGAATCCTACGATCCGCTTGCGAAGCCGCATAGAGAAGGCGATGTCGGTGAAGGAACGAACCCGCTGACGGTCGGTATAGAAATGATGAGAGCGAGACTTCATCATCTCATCCATCATGGCCTAAGAGCGCGTGGCATCCATCCGAGAGAAGTGATTGGGATCTGCGCTGGCATCGCGGGTACGCGGGTGGAGGCGAACAGATTGAGCGTCTTGCGTGAACTCGAGCAAATAGGCCATCATTTACATGTGAATGAAAATACGATTTACACGGTGAAAAGTGATTTGTATATAGCGCTCCAAGGAGCCCTGCACCCTAAGGATGAAGCTGGTGTGCTTGTGATTTCGGGGACAGGATCGAATGCCATAGGCATGTCGGAAGACGGGCAGTTATTTTATAATGGCGGGTGGGGACATCTTCTCGGGGATGAGGGAAGCGGCTATGCGATTGGCCTTCAAGCGCTCAATGCTGTATGCAAAGCTTATGATCATAGAGAATTGCCTACGCTATTAACGGGGAAGATTCTGGCAACACTAAAGCTTGCAAGTGAGCAAGAGCTCATTCATTATATATATCGTGATGTTAAGAACAAGAACGAAATTGCCAGCTTAGCTAAACTGGTCATTGAAGCCTCTGCCGAATCAGATCCGGTGGCGTTGAAAATATTGAACGACGCAGGAGATGAACTCGTAGATCTGGTTCGCGGTTTACGAAGCAAGTCAGCGTCATTGGATGAAGCAACTCCTGTCATGGTTGCTGGCTCTATTTTTACCTATTCAGATATTGTGAAAAATCGCTTTATTGCAGGTTTGGACGTACATAAGCTAGGCCGCTACCAAGCTTCCTTCGCAGAGCCTGTGGATGGGGCTGTCCAAGTAGCTATGGAAACAATTTTCGAACATACCGTAAAGGGGGATAAGTTTGATGGCAGATAA
- a CDS encoding FAD-dependent oxidoreductase encodes MTNIQKEGKAIVIGGSITGLMTARVLSSYYEEVILIDKDQFPYQPEDRNGAPHGFHPHRFTQRGKMITEQFFPGYEEELVALGSPSSLNKTVHMMNQYGTVAGPYQRNDIKFSRAVLEWVIRGRVKAIPNVRLLAEQDVIGLHTTPNHTAVTGVQVRERETSMKSDLLADLVVDASGRASKLTQWLKEFGYDVPRPDRMKAAIGYSTRRYKVPAHLQHLIEKWDVINIMGQPVKGTFTGVFSFIENQVAEMLLYRPGGHYPPTQAEEFEREVAQLPSPLIAEILCQLEPITPPKGFRVPELYRHHYEQMERWPAGLLVLGDAFCIYDPIFGQGMTVAAIEVDLLDTLLQERQNKPEPHFEQKVLRMIQEKAITPAWWLNCAADLQWDGVEYEAGTEPLKGISFGSRYMNLILKEGTANHNFKLFGLYWGVNSLSLPLQELFNPQMVKSVLEASEEGQQLLADLLNEYELPLEEALTKIIPSKE; translated from the coding sequence ATGACGAATATACAAAAAGAAGGCAAGGCGATTGTGATCGGTGGCAGCATTACAGGTTTAATGACGGCAAGGGTTCTCTCGTCTTATTACGAGGAGGTCATCCTGATCGACAAGGATCAATTTCCGTATCAGCCCGAGGATCGGAATGGCGCCCCGCATGGCTTTCATCCCCATAGATTTACACAACGTGGTAAAATGATTACAGAGCAGTTCTTTCCAGGTTATGAAGAAGAACTGGTGGCTCTTGGTTCACCAAGTTCACTGAATAAAACGGTTCATATGATGAATCAATATGGAACGGTAGCCGGACCTTACCAACGAAATGATATCAAGTTCAGCCGAGCTGTACTGGAATGGGTGATTCGCGGACGCGTAAAGGCGATTCCCAATGTACGGCTGCTAGCGGAGCAAGATGTTATTGGGCTTCATACAACCCCGAATCATACGGCCGTTACGGGAGTCCAAGTACGTGAGCGGGAAACAAGCATGAAGAGCGATTTGTTGGCGGATCTTGTTGTGGATGCCAGCGGCCGCGCCTCTAAGCTGACGCAATGGCTGAAGGAGTTTGGTTATGACGTACCTCGCCCTGACCGGATGAAAGCAGCTATCGGATACAGCACACGCCGGTATAAGGTACCTGCGCATTTGCAGCATCTGATCGAGAAATGGGACGTGATCAACATTATGGGCCAACCTGTCAAGGGAACGTTTACGGGTGTCTTTTCCTTCATAGAGAATCAGGTGGCTGAGATGCTGCTGTATCGTCCAGGCGGGCACTATCCGCCAACGCAAGCGGAGGAATTTGAACGGGAGGTTGCTCAGCTTCCTTCTCCCCTGATTGCAGAAATCCTGTGTCAGCTCGAACCGATCACTCCGCCCAAGGGGTTTCGCGTACCCGAACTATACCGTCACCACTATGAGCAAATGGAAAGATGGCCGGCCGGATTGTTAGTGCTGGGGGATGCTTTCTGTATCTATGATCCGATTTTTGGTCAAGGAATGACGGTTGCTGCCATAGAAGTAGATTTACTAGACACCTTGTTGCAGGAGCGACAAAACAAACCCGAGCCTCATTTCGAGCAAAAGGTGCTCCGTATGATACAAGAAAAAGCCATCACTCCTGCCTGGTGGCTGAATTGCGCGGCGGATTTGCAGTGGGATGGCGTCGAATATGAGGCAGGAACCGAACCGCTCAAAGGGATTTCTTTTGGCAGCAGGTATATGAATTTGATCCTGAAAGAGGGAACTGCAAATCACAATTTCAAGCTATTCGGTTTGTACTGGGGCGTTAATTCATTATCATTACCCTTACAAGAGTTGTTTAATCCGCAGATGGTCAAGTCGGTGCTTGAGGCATCAGAGGAAGGACAGCAACTACTCGCAGACCTGCTGAATGAATATGAGCTTCCATTAGAAGAAGCATTGACCAAAATTATTCCAAGTAAGGAGTGA
- a CDS encoding carbohydrate ABC transporter permease, protein MKQSKLQTWGMTAILVFWSFCVMYPLFWTLIASLKDNQQFLLNHPWALPNFPLLWGNYTYVWEKYKFGQYFLNSISVTAVSTFFGVLLSATTAYVIARFAFCGSNLLFLSYLAYKMIPAFLGIIPLFFLMNDLHLTNKLSGLMLIYAITAVPFGVFMLVGFFKTLPKELEEAAAIDGANHYGTFFRIMLPLAKPGLVSLAIVTVLNIWNEYIMALVFINTPGKYTLPVGIAVMQAEMQYRTEWGPLFAALTIAMVPVLLFYFIFQRQITGGMTAGAVK, encoded by the coding sequence ATGAAACAATCTAAACTTCAGACCTGGGGTATGACGGCTATTCTCGTATTTTGGTCCTTTTGTGTCATGTATCCTTTATTCTGGACGTTGATCGCTTCGTTGAAGGATAATCAGCAGTTTCTGTTAAATCACCCCTGGGCATTGCCGAACTTTCCTTTGCTCTGGGGGAATTACACCTATGTGTGGGAGAAGTATAAATTCGGTCAATATTTCCTCAACTCCATCAGTGTAACAGCGGTCAGCACGTTCTTCGGCGTTCTACTATCAGCCACCACAGCTTATGTGATTGCGAGATTTGCGTTTTGTGGCAGCAATCTATTATTTCTTTCCTATTTGGCTTATAAAATGATTCCAGCGTTTCTGGGGATTATCCCACTGTTCTTTCTAATGAATGATCTTCATCTGACCAATAAGCTCAGCGGTTTGATGTTGATATATGCGATAACCGCCGTTCCGTTCGGTGTGTTTATGCTCGTTGGTTTTTTCAAAACACTGCCCAAAGAATTGGAGGAGGCCGCTGCCATTGATGGTGCCAATCATTACGGCACATTTTTCCGAATCATGCTCCCGCTGGCGAAGCCGGGCCTGGTCTCCTTGGCCATTGTAACGGTGCTGAATATTTGGAACGAATACATTATGGCACTGGTTTTCATCAACACACCGGGAAAATATACGCTGCCTGTGGGGATTGCGGTTATGCAGGCGGAGATGCAATATCGGACGGAATGGGGACCTTTGTTCGCAGCCCTGACCATTGCGATGGTGCCTGTATTGCTGTTCTATTTTATCTTCCAAAGGCAAATTACAGGCGGCATGACAGCAGGCGCAGTCAAATAG
- a CDS encoding proline dehydrogenase family protein translates to MNDAELRIIASQALKSIARNEHIKTYIQESKDLYPLLFRAAQRFITGETRDKAISEALDFKWKGYAVSLEYIGENTSTQEACELAQEEYLKLIRTSGEGGLQATISLDLSHIGLTVDPELSRDHLAQLAQEAARYGSTVMISAEESAKTDQILEIYKHVGDKFPNVGITLQAQLHRTESDLLDIKSYPGRIRIVKGAYQEPQEIALPRSEELNERYLHLTKLLVASGRPVSIASHDEAIIEAARKRGYLEQPNVEIEMLYGIRPDLLKKLKEEGCRTKVYVLYGKEWHLYVCHRLSEFPPNLYRAIADIAALCPCKDSLY, encoded by the coding sequence ATGAACGATGCTGAACTGCGGATCATAGCTTCACAAGCACTTAAATCTATCGCTCGAAATGAACATATCAAAACCTATATCCAGGAATCAAAAGACTTATATCCGCTATTATTTCGTGCCGCGCAAAGATTCATCACAGGTGAAACAAGGGACAAGGCTATATCAGAAGCACTCGATTTCAAATGGAAAGGATACGCGGTCTCTTTGGAATACATCGGAGAAAATACGTCAACCCAGGAGGCGTGCGAACTGGCCCAAGAAGAATATTTGAAACTGATTCGAACCTCTGGCGAGGGTGGATTGCAAGCCACGATTTCTCTCGATTTATCGCATATCGGTCTGACCGTGGACCCGGAACTTTCGCGTGACCATCTGGCCCAGCTCGCACAGGAAGCTGCTCGCTATGGCAGCACCGTTATGATTAGCGCAGAAGAGTCAGCGAAAACAGATCAAATCCTGGAAATCTATAAGCATGTAGGTGACAAATTTCCAAACGTCGGGATTACTTTACAGGCCCAACTGCATCGTACGGAAAGCGATTTGCTAGATATTAAATCCTATCCGGGACGAATAAGAATCGTCAAAGGGGCCTACCAAGAACCGCAGGAGATTGCGCTTCCTCGCTCGGAGGAACTGAATGAAAGATACCTCCATTTAACGAAATTGCTGGTTGCAAGCGGTCGGCCTGTATCTATTGCTTCGCATGACGAAGCTATCATAGAGGCCGCTCGGAAGCGTGGATATCTGGAGCAGCCCAACGTCGAGATCGAGATGCTCTATGGGATTCGACCTGATTTATTGAAGAAACTGAAAGAAGAAGGCTGCCGAACCAAGGTGTATGTTTTGTATGGCAAAGAGTGGCACTTGTACGTCTGTCATCGTCTCTCCGAATTCCCGCCCAATTTGTACAGGGCAATCGCTGACATTGCAGCTCTCTGTCCATGTAAGGATTCTCTTTATTAA
- a CDS encoding extracellular solute-binding protein — protein MKMKSISASLMGVMVTVGLLTGCGSQDAKKEAKASPAAATKPAETAGSKELTGELEIQYFVGGYGDAWWKQSIDEFQKLNPKLKITQIAGPQINEQMKPRWIQGNPPDLMFINGAGSNARQMFLDNQLMDLTDWLKDAKNVDGEKITDVLFSKPEEYQPGKAYTLPLVFGSYGTFYDKAELRKNGWDEPKDWPSFIATLSKIKDSGKMAPYIHTGVYPQYIIGGLLNSAIVAANGSDPAIITKINALESGVFKSEPVMKALDKLIELNTKGFIENSAAALNHTDSQMQFLQHKAAFIPNGLWLENEMKKDIPAGFEFGFIPSVVQEKGGKSIVIPSTATMGIAKKAKNPDAAKAYLQYVFTKKQAVAWAELTGSVLNVKADLSKADKVSSLVKQASTYFASSDVIIAPIPVLPEELFKIEKDATLALVTGKLTKDEWAKRLEDGAAKQREKSK, from the coding sequence ATGAAAATGAAGTCAATCAGCGCAAGTCTTATGGGTGTTATGGTTACGGTTGGATTATTGACAGGCTGCGGTTCGCAAGATGCGAAAAAAGAGGCTAAAGCAAGTCCTGCGGCAGCAACGAAACCGGCGGAAACGGCTGGCAGCAAAGAATTGACAGGGGAACTTGAGATTCAATATTTTGTTGGCGGTTACGGGGATGCTTGGTGGAAACAGTCCATTGATGAATTTCAGAAGCTGAACCCGAAGCTGAAAATTACGCAGATCGCAGGTCCGCAAATCAACGAGCAGATGAAACCGCGCTGGATTCAAGGCAACCCGCCGGATCTGATGTTCATTAATGGCGCAGGCTCCAACGCAAGGCAGATGTTCCTGGATAATCAATTGATGGATCTGACCGATTGGCTGAAGGATGCGAAGAACGTTGATGGGGAGAAAATCACCGACGTGCTCTTTAGCAAACCGGAAGAGTATCAACCTGGCAAAGCCTACACGCTTCCACTTGTCTTCGGTTCCTACGGAACGTTCTATGACAAAGCAGAGTTGCGCAAAAATGGGTGGGATGAACCCAAAGATTGGCCCAGTTTCATAGCCACCCTGTCTAAAATTAAGGATTCAGGTAAAATGGCTCCCTATATCCATACAGGTGTTTATCCGCAATATATTATTGGAGGATTGCTCAATTCAGCGATCGTTGCTGCCAATGGCAGTGATCCGGCAATCATCACGAAAATCAATGCACTCGAGAGCGGTGTATTCAAAAGCGAGCCTGTCATGAAAGCACTGGATAAATTAATCGAGCTAAATACCAAAGGCTTTATCGAAAACAGTGCAGCAGCGCTGAATCACACCGATTCGCAAATGCAATTCTTGCAGCATAAGGCGGCGTTTATTCCCAATGGTTTGTGGCTGGAAAACGAAATGAAGAAAGATATTCCGGCAGGCTTCGAATTCGGCTTCATTCCTTCGGTTGTGCAAGAGAAGGGCGGGAAGTCAATCGTTATTCCTTCCACGGCAACGATGGGGATTGCCAAAAAGGCTAAGAATCCAGATGCTGCCAAAGCGTATCTTCAGTATGTTTTCACCAAGAAACAAGCCGTGGCATGGGCGGAGCTGACAGGATCGGTTCTCAATGTCAAAGCAGATTTGAGCAAAGCGGATAAAGTAAGTTCGCTCGTCAAGCAAGCCAGCACTTATTTTGCCTCCTCCGACGTTATTATTGCACCAATTCCAGTGCTGCCGGAAGAACTGTTCAAGATTGAAAAAGACGCTACCCTTGCTCTGGTAACCGGCAAACTTACAAAAGATGAGTGGGCCAAACGTCTAGAGGACGGAGCGGCGAAACAACGCGAGAAAAGCAAGTAG
- a CDS encoding carbohydrate ABC transporter permease, giving the protein MRLGSKSQRKLFVASFVLPTLILYGVFLVYPMLKGIYLSLFDWSGGSETYNFIGLDNYKAMIHDEVIPKSIRNDVILVFGKVIGFMIPSLLLAVALTRFRIKGAGFYRSVFFIPNVISVVVVGVLWRFIYNPNIGFINSFVSSVTGKPFQFAWLGEKWSIFALLPTSIWAGIGFSIILLIAGILSIPESLYESANIDGAQQWQQFWHITLPLAWEQVQTSVIWIVTTTLSGSFIIVSIMTFEGGVDNATQVMSSYLYAQAFHYGNFSYGATIGVLILIIALITTITLQRLMKRDSIELT; this is encoded by the coding sequence TTGAGGCTGGGATCTAAATCACAACGGAAACTGTTCGTTGCTTCATTCGTTTTGCCTACATTGATCCTTTATGGCGTCTTTCTCGTTTACCCCATGTTAAAAGGGATTTACTTGAGCCTGTTCGACTGGTCCGGCGGATCAGAAACCTATAATTTCATCGGGTTGGATAATTATAAGGCGATGATCCATGACGAGGTTATCCCGAAATCCATACGCAATGACGTGATCCTTGTTTTTGGCAAAGTCATCGGATTTATGATTCCTTCCTTGCTGCTCGCAGTTGCTCTTACCCGCTTTAGAATCAAAGGTGCTGGCTTCTACCGCTCTGTTTTTTTTATCCCGAATGTCATCTCGGTCGTGGTTGTCGGTGTTCTTTGGCGGTTTATCTACAATCCCAACATTGGATTCATTAATTCCTTTGTCTCCAGTGTGACGGGGAAACCGTTCCAATTTGCCTGGCTGGGTGAGAAATGGTCCATCTTCGCCTTGCTGCCAACCTCCATCTGGGCGGGCATCGGCTTCTCGATTATTTTGTTAATCGCGGGAATTCTCAGTATTCCTGAGTCCTTATATGAATCGGCCAATATCGATGGGGCTCAGCAGTGGCAGCAATTTTGGCATATAACGCTCCCACTTGCTTGGGAGCAAGTTCAGACGTCTGTCATCTGGATTGTCACAACCACGTTAAGCGGATCTTTTATCATTGTCAGTATCATGACGTTCGAAGGCGGTGTGGATAATGCCACACAAGTGATGAGTTCTTACTTGTATGCGCAGGCGTTTCATTACGGCAACTTCAGTTATGGAGCAACGATCGGGGTATTGATCCTGATTATCGCTTTAATCACAACCATTACGCTTCAGCGTCTGATGAAGAGAGACAGCATCGAATTGACATAA